From the genome of bacterium, one region includes:
- a CDS encoding cell division protein FtsL, whose amino-acid sequence MAKARSKFFLYFALIILFAVSIFVIVWQHVQITSYGYKIAHLEKEKRDLQIEQSYHKVKVANLNSPERIRKIASERLNLINPNKLEMIILRVDK is encoded by the coding sequence ATGGCTAAAGCAAGAAGTAAGTTTTTCTTATACTTTGCTTTAATTATCTTATTTGCCGTAAGTATCTTTGTTATTGTCTGGCAACATGTTCAAATAACTTCATATGGTTACAAGATTGCTCATTTAGAGAAAGAAAAAAGGGATTTGCAAATCGAGCAAAGTTACCATAAGGTCAAGGTGGCTAATTTAAATTCTCCGGAAAGAATAAGAAAGATTGCCTCGGAAAGACTAAATTTAATTAATCCTAATAAGTTAGAGATGATTATATTAAGGGTAGATAAATGA